A single window of Vigna radiata var. radiata cultivar VC1973A chromosome 4, Vradiata_ver6, whole genome shotgun sequence DNA harbors:
- the LOC106758971 gene encoding zinc finger protein ZAT12, with product MYIYLRVYVVSLNSHILMKRDREEGEFDNMANCLMLLTKVGESESKGRDIRDAEIGDFKCKTCSRRFSSFQALGGHRASHKKPKLMITDLSCRHHLPCTPTTKQQPRMHPCPICGLQFAIGQALGGHMRKHRTAINDRRDSDSLSILKKSKNGGRLNLCLDLNLMPLEDDDLKLNLRTPVLNCFI from the coding sequence atgtatatatatttaagagtGTACGTAGTGTCTTTAAATTCTCATATTCTCATGAAGAGAGACAGAGAAGAGGGTGAGTTCGACAACATGGCTAACTGTTTGATGCTATTGACCAAAGTTGGTGAGAGTGAATCTAAGGGTAGAGATATAAGGGATGCTGAAATTGGTGATTTCAAGTGCAAAACTTGCAGTAGaaggttttcttcttttcaagcACTTGGTGGCCACAGAGCAAGTCACAAGAAACCCAAGCTCATGATCACAGATCTTTCCTGCCGTCACCACTTACCTTGTACTCCAACCACCAAACAACAACCTCGGATGCACCCGTGTCCCATTTGTGGGCTTCAGTTTGCCATTGGACAAGCTTTGGGAGGACACATGAGAAAACATAGAACCGCCATTAATGATCGGAGAGATTCGGATTCTTTGTCCATTCTGAAGAAATCTAAAAATGGTGGAAGGTTGAATTTGTGTTTGGACTTGAACTTGATGCCATTGGAGGATGATGATCTTAAGCTCAACCTAAGAACACCCGTTCTCAATTGTTTCATTTGA
- the LOC106759015 gene encoding uncharacterized protein LOC106759015 isoform X2 yields the protein MAWEPSQPMLNPHQDRPQNIVNTLRNPQKTRKPTLSPELQTGSSSKFSLPEGWIKEERPRRSNPTHVDRYYYEPHTRKQFRSLSAVQKYLAGEPIPRRKGKPKKKLTESGEAQQSSSMRDVSDFLLEENTSSTASKSPMGEKRVRGTRCDGESVYKPSSLTKEELSWKYYIPSRKSTKLDHQNKTISESSGTSEHNLTSSPPAKVSWVLSGRTGNWNPKVDGSPVPQSEQVNWSEVFAQSIRRNDGPNN from the exons ATGGCGTGGGAACCCTCTCAGCCAATGCTAAACCCACACCAAGATCGGCCGCAAAACATTGTCAACACCCTTCGAAACCCTCAGAAGACTCGCAAACCCACCCTTTCACCGGAACTGCAGACTGGTAGTTCCTCAAAGTTTAGTCTTCCTGAGGGTTGGATTAAAGAAGAAAGACCCCGTCGCTCTAACCCTACGCATGTCGATAGG TATTACTATGAGCCGCATACCAGAAAGCAGTTTCGTTCATTGTCAGCTGTTCAGAAATATCTAGCAGGAGAACCTATCCCTCGTAGAAAAGGGAAACCAAAGAAG AAACTTACTGAGTCTGGGGAAGCACAGCAATCTAGTTCCATGAGAGATGTTTCTGATTTCTTATTAGAAGAAAATACAAGTTCAACAGCATcaaag TCTCCAATGGGAGAGAAAAGAGTTCGTGGTACAAGATGTGACGGAGAATCTGTCTACAAACCCTCTTCACTAACAAAAGAAGAGTTGTCATGGAAATACTACATTCCCTCTAGG AAATCTACCAAGTTGGATCATCAGAACAAAACCATATCAGAAAGCAGCGGAACCTCTGAGCATAACCTAACTTCATCACCACCAGCAAAAGTAAGCTGGGTTTTGTCTGGTCGCACAGGAAACTGGAACCCTAAGGTTGATGGTTCTCCTGTGCCACAATCTGAACAGGTGAACTGGTCCGAAGTATTCGCACAATCCATCCGTCGTAATGATGGACCTAACAATTGA
- the LOC106759015 gene encoding uncharacterized protein LOC106759015 isoform X1 translates to MAWEPSQPMLNPHQDRPQNIVNTLRNPQKTRKPTLSPELQTGSSSKFSLPEGWIKEERPRRSNPTHVDRYYYEPHTRKQFRSLSAVQKYLAGEPIPRRKGKPKKVETKLTESGEAQQSSSMRDVSDFLLEENTSSTASKSPMGEKRVRGTRCDGESVYKPSSLTKEELSWKYYIPSRKSTKLDHQNKTISESSGTSEHNLTSSPPAKVSWVLSGRTGNWNPKVDGSPVPQSEQVNWSEVFAQSIRRNDGPNN, encoded by the exons ATGGCGTGGGAACCCTCTCAGCCAATGCTAAACCCACACCAAGATCGGCCGCAAAACATTGTCAACACCCTTCGAAACCCTCAGAAGACTCGCAAACCCACCCTTTCACCGGAACTGCAGACTGGTAGTTCCTCAAAGTTTAGTCTTCCTGAGGGTTGGATTAAAGAAGAAAGACCCCGTCGCTCTAACCCTACGCATGTCGATAGG TATTACTATGAGCCGCATACCAGAAAGCAGTTTCGTTCATTGTCAGCTGTTCAGAAATATCTAGCAGGAGAACCTATCCCTCGTAGAAAAGGGAAACCAAAGAAGGTAGAAACT AAACTTACTGAGTCTGGGGAAGCACAGCAATCTAGTTCCATGAGAGATGTTTCTGATTTCTTATTAGAAGAAAATACAAGTTCAACAGCATcaaag TCTCCAATGGGAGAGAAAAGAGTTCGTGGTACAAGATGTGACGGAGAATCTGTCTACAAACCCTCTTCACTAACAAAAGAAGAGTTGTCATGGAAATACTACATTCCCTCTAGG AAATCTACCAAGTTGGATCATCAGAACAAAACCATATCAGAAAGCAGCGGAACCTCTGAGCATAACCTAACTTCATCACCACCAGCAAAAGTAAGCTGGGTTTTGTCTGGTCGCACAGGAAACTGGAACCCTAAGGTTGATGGTTCTCCTGTGCCACAATCTGAACAGGTGAACTGGTCCGAAGTATTCGCACAATCCATCCGTCGTAATGATGGACCTAACAATTGA
- the LOC106759361 gene encoding ras-related protein RABE1c — MAAPPARARADYDYLIKLLLIGDSGVGKSCLLLRFSDGSFTTSFITTIGIDFKIRTIEQDGKRIKLQIWDTAGQERFRTITTAYYRGAMGILLVYDVTDESSFNNIRNWIRNIEQHASDNVNKILVGNKADMDESKRAVPTSKGQALADEYGIKFFETSAKTNLNVEEVFFSIAKDIKQRLADTDSKSEPAGIKINQQDQATAGEVAQKSACCG, encoded by the exons ATGGCGGCTCCACCGGCAAGGGCTCGTGCGGATTACGACTATCTCATAAAGCTTCTCTTGATCGGCGATAGTG GTGTGGGAAAGAGTTGCCTTCTTCTACGATTCTCCGATGGTTCTTTCACAACTAGTTTCATCACAACCATAGG CATTGATTTTAAGATAAGAACCATTGAGCAGGATGGAAAACGGATCAAGCTCCAAATTTGGGATACTGCTGGTCAGGAGCGGTTCCGAACAATTACAACCG CTTACTATCGTGGTGCTATGGGCATATTGCTAGTGTATGACGTTACAGATGAATCTTCGTTTAACA ATATCAGGAATTGGATTCGTAACATTGAGCAGCATGCCTCAGACAATGTTAACAAGATACTTGTGGGGAACAAAGCCGACATGGATGAAAGCAAAAGG GCTGTGCCTACCTCCAAGGGACAAGCACTGGCCGATGAGTATGGAATCAAATTCTTTGAAACA AGTGCAAAGACAAATCTAAACGTGGAGGAAGTTTTCTTCTCGATTGCAAAAGATATAAAACAAAGGCTTGCTGACACTGACTCTAAGTCAGAG CCAGCAGGAATTAAAATCAACCAACAGGATCAGGCAACGGCTGGGGAAGTTGCACAAAAGTCAGCTTGCTGTGGTTGA